The Desulfosporosinus acidiphilus SJ4 genome has a window encoding:
- a CDS encoding PAS domain S-box protein, protein MKKIKKTDDGDALLKLMNQSPAVMLIIKAGTGEILHANQAAINYYGYLTDELLSMRIFDLNVGDRSSLADNIKEIKATGHKVFQSKHRHKNGDVRDVEIFSGVINYENNISIHSIIVDVTNKVQLERELEKNCERMELVIAGAEAGIWDYDLVNNSATNDQRWKAILGYEDHELNGGAEDWQKSIHPDDIDRVNRAVQESLAGKTNEYQIEHRMRHKDGSYRWVSSKGKIVFNETMEPIRAVGTIIDITRVKEIEERISENEKKLRNFAQAIPNFSAIVDEDGRYIEVFGDNKVLLQELADSMTEDIRQTLLTGENRSVIREINFGNVKRYFESRSVPMHYPINGKRTVAVFLSDITEWIEIDKVLKFKYELQRKSDFIDNILNGNLTQNEKTVSMAREFGIDLNLPLYCCLLHINNVPEEPIQKKRIQNQKNQLLYFMSSKTNCLVWDNQDKIGVICNSKDFQSSEGETVKSVFEIKKMISEFNPNLPISMGVSDVQYGSDSIQKSYREAWNTLLSAQYQDRNEGGIYYYRDIGLFQILTNIYRSDNTFEFVQKMLGPLIEYDLKKGSDFLVTLEEILQSNNMKDAANRLFVHQKTLNYRKQRIEKILGMSLDNFDTRLALGTAFKLHKMNSMLLK, encoded by the coding sequence ATGAAAAAAATAAAAAAAACCGATGATGGAGATGCTTTACTGAAATTAATGAATCAAAGTCCGGCCGTTATGCTTATCATTAAGGCTGGTACTGGAGAAATTTTGCATGCTAACCAAGCTGCTATTAATTATTATGGATATCTAACTGATGAACTCTTGTCAATGAGGATTTTTGATCTTAATGTTGGTGATCGGTCATCTTTAGCTGATAATATAAAGGAAATAAAAGCCACAGGCCATAAGGTTTTTCAGTCAAAGCATAGGCATAAAAATGGAGATGTACGTGACGTAGAAATCTTTTCAGGAGTTATAAATTACGAAAATAATATATCGATCCATTCAATCATCGTCGATGTTACGAATAAGGTTCAGCTTGAGCGAGAACTTGAGAAAAACTGTGAGCGGATGGAGTTAGTTATTGCGGGAGCGGAGGCAGGTATTTGGGATTATGATTTAGTCAATAATTCCGCAACGAACGATCAGCGTTGGAAAGCGATTCTCGGCTATGAAGATCATGAGCTGAATGGGGGGGCGGAGGATTGGCAAAAATCTATTCATCCCGACGACATCGACAGAGTTAATCGAGCCGTTCAGGAAAGTTTGGCAGGAAAAACCAACGAATACCAAATTGAACATCGAATGCGGCACAAAGATGGATCCTATCGGTGGGTAAGTTCCAAAGGCAAAATAGTATTTAATGAAACTATGGAACCAATCCGGGCAGTTGGAACTATCATCGATATTACCAGAGTTAAAGAAATAGAAGAGCGAATTTCGGAAAACGAAAAGAAATTAAGGAACTTCGCCCAAGCCATTCCCAATTTCAGCGCCATTGTTGATGAAGATGGAAGGTATATTGAGGTGTTCGGTGACAATAAAGTTTTACTACAAGAACTGGCAGATTCAATGACGGAAGATATAAGACAAACTCTATTGACCGGAGAAAATAGGAGCGTGATTCGGGAAATAAATTTTGGAAACGTAAAACGTTATTTTGAAAGCCGATCCGTGCCAATGCACTATCCTATTAATGGAAAAAGGACTGTTGCTGTATTTTTATCGGATATAACAGAATGGATTGAAATTGACAAAGTGCTTAAATTCAAATACGAGTTGCAGCGCAAAAGTGATTTCATCGATAATATTCTGAATGGCAATTTGACACAAAATGAGAAAACAGTCTCTATGGCTAGGGAGTTTGGTATTGATTTAAACCTTCCATTATATTGCTGTCTGCTCCATATAAATAATGTCCCAGAAGAACCTATTCAAAAAAAACGTATTCAGAATCAAAAGAACCAGCTTCTATATTTCATGAGCAGCAAAACGAATTGCCTTGTTTGGGATAATCAGGATAAGATTGGTGTAATATGTAACTCTAAGGATTTCCAGAGTTCTGAGGGAGAAACCGTGAAAAGTGTATTTGAAATTAAGAAGATGATTTCTGAATTTAATCCTAATCTTCCTATTTCAATGGGTGTCAGTGATGTTCAATACGGTTCCGACAGTATACAGAAAAGCTATCGGGAAGCATGGAACACTTTACTATCTGCTCAATATCAGGATCGAAACGAGGGAGGAATCTATTATTACCGTGATATAGGACTTTTTCAAATTCTCACAAATATTTACAGAAGTGATAACACCTTTGAGTTTGTTCAGAAGATGCTTGGTCCTCTCATTGAATACGATTTGAAAAAAGGATCTGATTTTCTGGTTACACTGGAGGAAATCCTGCAAAGCAATAATATGAAAGATGCTGCAAATAGACTTTTCGTTCATCAGAAGACCCTCAATTACCGTAAACAACGTATTGAGAAGATCTTGGGAATGTCCTTAGATAATTTCGATACAAGATTAGCCCTAGGAACTGCTTTTAAATTGCATAAAATGAATAGCATGCTATTAAAATAG
- a CDS encoding DUF2500 domain-containing protein: MFTNNGPPGIMFSVVPIFFFVIFFLVFGIVIVGIVKSIGQWKHNNSQPVLNVAAKVISKRTYSTSSIHNDVGENGIQHVESSTSYYVTFEVESGDRMEFLVNGREYGQLAENDIGKLTFQGTRYLGFTRNVSPAKDFL, encoded by the coding sequence ATGTTTACAAATAATGGTCCACCAGGGATAATGTTTTCAGTAGTACCAATATTTTTCTTTGTGATTTTTTTCTTAGTGTTCGGCATTGTTATTGTTGGCATAGTAAAAAGCATTGGTCAATGGAAACATAATAATTCACAACCAGTATTGAATGTTGCTGCAAAGGTTATATCAAAGAGAACTTATTCAACTAGCAGTATTCATAATGACGTCGGGGAAAATGGAATTCAGCATGTTGAATCAAGTACCTCATATTATGTTACATTTGAGGTTGAAAGCGGAGATCGAATGGAATTTTTGGTAAATGGTCGTGAATACGGACAGCTAGCAGAAAATGACATTGGAAAACTTACCTTTCAAGGTACCAGGTATTTAGGTTTTACTAGGAATGTTTCTCCTGCAAAGGATTTTCTGTAA
- a CDS encoding FAD-binding and (Fe-S)-binding domain-containing protein: MSVVSEKVTARLQEIFGERIRIDRIERKLYSYDVGALPFLIKPFVPVGIAGAVVRPTCEEEIAELVKLARQEKIQLVPRGSATSGYGGALPAEGAVVVDLSGMNKLIAEDLDQQTVRVQPGIIWEQLQKQINKNNLDLRLYPTSLPASTVGGWLAQGGSGFGSYEYGQFKENVLAARVVMPSGEIKEFSGQELGDYIADAEGITGIISEVTLKVRELQTEVHRAFAFENSQTLGDALKAISHHNLPIWSITFLNPESMRLKKKLPHKHGHPYEEANPHVRPQLPEAFVLVLAYPESRRSDIDMPLMRIIEANKGEELSSEAAEHEWDLRFAPMRLKRIGPSIITTEVIIPTKNLTAVLNDIDKKIKQPFVAEGMVGKDDKITILGFIPHDERSLAFNPAYALAISVINIAKKYEGSAYSTGLYFKGEAKNVLGAERYQKLTAYKAKVDPHNLFNPNKVIGSGLINYIMGLASVFEPLIRPIANAAKAPTGDLSERTKDKNGVPGSVAFFATACARCGYCVSTCEQFMGRGWESHSPRGKYAYLREVIAGREKFSPEMVNKFLLCTTCEVCNTRCQLNIPVEHNWMTMRGQLVHEEKRMTFPPFEMMAASLRGEKNIWASKREKRADWVPEDIKPKIKEKAEVMYFAGCTASLVNSDVAVSTVRILDKAGIDFTYLGTDEACCGIPMKVAGKWDVFEEIFEHNVNEAKKRGAKTIVTSCPACGLVWKELYADLARKKGIDYPFKVKHYSEIAAEALAKGDLKFDHEINAKIAFHDSCHAGRAQGIYEPPRELIAAIPGVELVEMEHNRETGLCCGSVLTLIGETPVAPKLGGMRIQEAIDVKADALLALCPCCQVQLRTAAKANNFDIPITDLARFIAKGLGFETEDKTEFSLEMWSYFEKFILLMDPQNMAKIMGALFPQMFANMPPGMVPMMKVMNYIPGGLTIMGKMMPLMMPKLVPGIMPKVMPDMLAEVSRRVGPLPEDMEELMPDLLPKTMDALMPNMLPQLVPYITPMMLDYIRNGELSSPALSVREPAVTSEARNKQNAAK; the protein is encoded by the coding sequence ATGTCAGTAGTTAGTGAAAAAGTTACTGCCCGACTCCAAGAAATCTTTGGCGAAAGAATAAGGATTGATCGAATTGAAAGGAAACTCTATTCTTATGATGTGGGGGCTCTGCCTTTTCTGATTAAACCTTTTGTCCCCGTTGGAATTGCAGGTGCTGTGGTTCGGCCAACATGTGAAGAAGAAATCGCAGAGTTGGTCAAGCTTGCCCGGCAAGAGAAGATTCAGCTTGTGCCAAGAGGTTCGGCCACTTCAGGCTATGGAGGTGCTTTACCTGCAGAAGGAGCTGTTGTGGTAGACTTGAGCGGCATGAATAAGCTGATCGCTGAAGATTTGGACCAACAAACAGTTCGCGTCCAACCGGGGATTATTTGGGAACAACTGCAAAAACAAATCAACAAAAACAATTTAGATTTAAGGCTATATCCCACCTCCCTGCCTGCTTCAACTGTTGGTGGTTGGCTGGCCCAAGGCGGTTCCGGTTTTGGTTCCTATGAGTACGGACAGTTTAAGGAAAATGTTTTGGCAGCCAGGGTAGTTATGCCTTCTGGTGAAATTAAGGAATTCAGCGGTCAGGAATTGGGGGACTATATTGCGGATGCTGAAGGAATTACTGGAATCATTAGTGAAGTAACTCTCAAAGTCCGAGAATTACAGACAGAGGTACACCGGGCTTTTGCCTTTGAGAATTCTCAAACCTTAGGTGACGCTTTAAAGGCCATCTCCCATCATAACTTACCCATTTGGTCCATCACTTTCCTAAACCCGGAATCCATGCGGCTGAAGAAAAAACTGCCTCATAAACATGGTCATCCCTATGAAGAAGCTAATCCCCATGTAAGACCGCAGCTTCCGGAAGCTTTTGTCTTGGTCCTGGCCTATCCTGAATCACGTCGCTCAGACATCGATATGCCTTTAATGAGAATTATTGAGGCTAATAAAGGTGAAGAACTATCTTCAGAAGCAGCTGAACACGAATGGGATCTGCGTTTTGCCCCCATGCGCTTAAAACGGATTGGTCCTTCCATCATTACCACTGAAGTTATTATACCCACTAAAAACCTAACAGCCGTTTTAAACGATATTGATAAGAAAATTAAACAACCTTTCGTTGCCGAAGGTATGGTTGGCAAAGATGATAAAATAACAATCTTAGGTTTTATTCCCCACGATGAGCGTTCCTTAGCCTTCAACCCAGCCTATGCCCTAGCAATTTCCGTCATTAATATTGCTAAAAAATACGAGGGTTCGGCCTATTCAACCGGTTTGTATTTTAAAGGTGAAGCGAAGAATGTTTTAGGTGCTGAACGTTACCAAAAACTTACTGCCTATAAGGCCAAAGTCGATCCCCATAATTTATTCAATCCCAATAAGGTAATAGGCTCGGGTCTCATTAATTACATTATGGGATTGGCTTCGGTATTTGAACCTCTGATTCGGCCGATTGCCAATGCGGCTAAAGCTCCAACGGGTGATCTTTCTGAAAGAACTAAAGACAAAAATGGAGTTCCGGGAAGTGTAGCCTTCTTTGCTACAGCTTGTGCCCGTTGCGGTTATTGTGTCTCAACTTGTGAACAGTTTATGGGGCGTGGCTGGGAGTCCCATTCTCCTCGCGGCAAGTATGCCTATTTGCGAGAGGTTATTGCAGGCCGAGAGAAATTTAGTCCGGAAATGGTCAATAAGTTTCTTCTCTGTACCACTTGTGAAGTTTGTAATACCCGTTGTCAACTAAATATCCCTGTAGAGCATAACTGGATGACAATGCGTGGACAATTAGTTCATGAAGAAAAACGGATGACCTTCCCGCCTTTTGAAATGATGGCTGCATCCCTGCGTGGGGAAAAGAACATTTGGGCAAGCAAGCGAGAAAAAAGGGCGGACTGGGTCCCGGAGGACATCAAGCCAAAAATTAAAGAAAAAGCTGAAGTCATGTACTTTGCCGGCTGTACAGCATCCTTAGTCAACAGTGATGTTGCAGTATCGACTGTCCGCATTCTGGATAAGGCCGGTATCGACTTTACCTATCTCGGTACTGACGAGGCTTGCTGCGGCATACCTATGAAGGTAGCCGGTAAGTGGGATGTCTTTGAAGAGATTTTTGAGCACAATGTTAATGAAGCAAAAAAGCGCGGTGCCAAAACAATCGTTACCTCCTGCCCCGCATGTGGCTTAGTCTGGAAAGAACTTTATGCCGATTTGGCTCGAAAAAAAGGAATTGACTATCCGTTTAAAGTCAAGCACTACTCAGAAATTGCCGCTGAGGCCTTAGCCAAAGGAGATTTGAAGTTTGACCACGAAATAAACGCTAAAATTGCCTTCCATGATTCCTGTCATGCCGGGCGTGCCCAAGGAATTTATGAACCGCCTCGCGAACTTATTGCCGCTATTCCGGGCGTAGAATTAGTCGAGATGGAGCATAACCGCGAAACCGGCTTATGTTGCGGTTCTGTACTGACTCTGATTGGCGAAACACCGGTCGCTCCAAAGCTGGGGGGTATGAGAATTCAGGAAGCCATTGATGTCAAGGCTGATGCCTTGCTCGCTCTTTGTCCTTGCTGTCAGGTTCAATTGAGAACAGCAGCTAAAGCTAATAACTTCGACATTCCGATCACGGACTTAGCACGCTTTATTGCCAAGGGTTTAGGATTTGAAACAGAAGATAAAACAGAATTCTCTCTGGAAATGTGGAGTTACTTCGAGAAATTTATCCTTTTAATGGACCCCCAAAATATGGCTAAAATTATGGGGGCTCTCTTCCCGCAAATGTTTGCCAACATGCCTCCCGGCATGGTACCAATGATGAAGGTCATGAACTATATTCCCGGTGGCTTAACTATCATGGGAAAAATGATGCCTCTGATGATGCCTAAGCTGGTTCCAGGAATCATGCCAAAAGTCATGCCGGATATGCTAGCCGAGGTATCGCGCCGCGTAGGTCCTCTGCCAGAAGATATGGAAGAATTGATGCCTGACCTGCTGCCGAAAACCATGGACGCCTTAATGCCTAACATGTTGCCCCAACTTGTTCCGTATATTACCCCCATGATGCTTGACTATATCAGAAACGGCGAACTATCCTCCCCGGCCCTTTCTGTTCGTGAACCTGCCGTAACCAGCGAAGCACGAAACAAACAGAATGCTGCCAAATGA
- a CDS encoding DUF998 domain-containing protein, producing the protein METVRKILLIFGILSSLLYIVTDILSVMHFNNYSYISQSVSELQAIGSPTRPFTVLLYSIYNVLVVAFGIGLLMTDRRKRTRFTVMLLIGYGIVEQVTMLFFPMHLRGVKKTIIDIMHLTLTSVTAFIILLVTWVGSTLYGKWFRIYSIGTILILLLFWALAGFDGLRVLAELPTPWMGIKERITIYASLLWQLVLGINTLRSKNC; encoded by the coding sequence GTGGAGACGGTACGAAAGATTTTGCTTATCTTCGGTATCCTTTCTTCCCTGCTTTATATAGTTACTGACATTCTTTCAGTCATGCATTTTAATAACTACAGTTACATATCTCAAAGCGTCAGCGAACTGCAGGCGATCGGGTCCCCGACCAGACCCTTTACCGTTTTGTTGTATTCCATATACAATGTACTCGTTGTTGCCTTCGGCATAGGTCTCTTAATGACAGACAGACGAAAGCGCACTAGGTTTACGGTAATGTTACTTATAGGATATGGAATCGTGGAACAAGTAACGATGCTATTCTTTCCCATGCACCTTCGTGGAGTCAAAAAGACTATAATCGATATTATGCACTTAACATTAACGAGTGTGACCGCATTCATTATTCTATTAGTCACTTGGGTTGGATCCACTTTATACGGGAAGTGGTTCCGCATTTATTCCATCGGGACAATCTTGATACTTCTCCTATTTTGGGCTTTAGCCGGTTTTGACGGACTTCGAGTTCTGGCAGAGCTGCCTACGCCGTGGATGGGAATTAAGGAACGTATTACTATATATGCTTCCCTGCTTTGGCAGCTGGTACTGGGGATTAATACTTTGCGTTCAAAAAATTGTTAA
- a CDS encoding DUF975 family protein, with protein MPQESKDLKCKAKEQLKGYWLQAIIVCFFTWLLTIAFRENGPVYAVRNIFLYGRALNVPPVNPFSSISSFIKYILIGEIGWGDLISFILMGPLTLGASGFFLKLIRNEDPGIKDLGDGFKSFLKSFILNLLITIFTTLWSLLLIIPGIIAGFRYSMAYYIMMDNPHLSALEALKQSKAMMVGYKFDLFILELSFLGWLLLVAVTFGLALLWVNPYYEAAKVNFYQELKANSTIV; from the coding sequence ATGCCTCAGGAAAGCAAGGATCTAAAATGTAAAGCGAAGGAGCAATTAAAAGGTTATTGGCTGCAGGCAATCATTGTATGTTTCTTTACCTGGCTACTTACGATTGCCTTTAGAGAGAATGGACCAGTTTATGCTGTTAGAAATATTTTTCTGTATGGAAGAGCACTAAATGTGCCTCCTGTGAACCCATTTAGTAGTATTAGTAGTTTTATTAAGTATATTTTAATCGGAGAGATTGGCTGGGGCGATTTAATTAGTTTTATTTTGATGGGTCCATTAACACTTGGAGCGTCAGGATTCTTTCTTAAATTGATTAGGAATGAAGACCCCGGCATTAAAGACCTAGGTGACGGATTCAAATCTTTTCTAAAATCCTTTATCTTAAATCTCCTGATTACAATTTTCACAACCTTATGGAGTTTGCTTCTAATTATCCCGGGAATTATAGCTGGTTTTAGATATTCAATGGCTTACTATATTATGATGGATAACCCACATTTAAGTGCATTAGAAGCATTGAAACAAAGCAAAGCTATGATGGTTGGGTATAAATTTGATTTATTTATCCTCGAGCTTAGCTTTTTAGGTTGGCTTCTATTAGTTGCAGTAACTTTTGGTTTAGCATTACTATGGGTCAATCCCTATTATGAGGCCGCAAAAGTTAATTTTTACCAGGAATTAAAGGCAAATTCAACTATTGTTTAG
- a CDS encoding permease — protein MYQKNRNYLPYVFLFAIIFLVGVWYVKWNPYFHKALLAAAKHSIGDSIVSGKASVPPAPSWTAAWNYTISYFKAVWQAIILGLLLGSLVQVLLPRNWIYKLFGGTNVKSTVLAGAAGIPSMMCTCCSAPVVVGLRQRKASIGAALAYWLGNPVLNPATIIFMGFVLSWKLALFRIVAGIVMVFGIGYLANHLVSGDETPDDFIANDFKDEVQGNLFKQWIKALLPLIRDTLPAYFIVVVILGAIRAWLFPAIGTEWADSLLAVIGLAIAGTLFIIPTAGEVPIVQSLMAFGLGIGPGVALLMTLPAVSLPSLLMVKRVFPTKVLLFVAGAVVLIGILSGIVAMFIY, from the coding sequence ATGTATCAAAAAAACCGAAATTATTTGCCCTATGTTTTTTTATTCGCAATTATATTTTTAGTTGGTGTATGGTATGTGAAATGGAACCCATATTTTCACAAAGCCCTTTTGGCAGCTGCCAAACATTCCATTGGGGATTCCATTGTTTCGGGTAAAGCTTCGGTTCCACCAGCTCCATCATGGACGGCGGCTTGGAATTATACCATTTCCTATTTTAAGGCAGTGTGGCAAGCGATTATTTTAGGACTCTTATTAGGGTCTCTGGTACAGGTATTATTACCAAGGAATTGGATTTACAAATTATTTGGGGGAACGAATGTTAAGAGTACAGTACTTGCAGGGGCTGCCGGAATCCCATCTATGATGTGTACATGTTGCTCGGCTCCAGTTGTCGTTGGCCTGCGACAAAGGAAGGCTTCTATCGGGGCAGCCCTAGCTTACTGGCTTGGTAATCCAGTGCTTAACCCTGCAACCATTATCTTTATGGGTTTTGTACTTTCTTGGAAGTTAGCTCTTTTTAGAATTGTAGCCGGAATTGTTATGGTTTTTGGGATCGGATATTTAGCGAACCACTTGGTAAGCGGTGATGAGACCCCGGATGACTTTATTGCAAATGATTTTAAAGATGAAGTCCAAGGGAATCTTTTTAAACAATGGATTAAGGCTCTGCTGCCTTTAATTCGAGATACCCTTCCTGCATATTTCATTGTTGTTGTTATCCTCGGGGCTATTCGTGCCTGGTTATTTCCGGCAATAGGCACAGAATGGGCTGACAGCCTACTTGCAGTAATTGGACTTGCTATAGCCGGAACTTTATTTATCATTCCAACTGCGGGAGAAGTTCCTATTGTCCAATCACTCATGGCCTTTGGTCTAGGTATTGGTCCGGGGGTAGCTTTACTCATGACGCTGCCCGCAGTTAGTTTACCATCTCTTCTTATGGTCAAACGAGTCTTCCCAACGAAAGTGCTCTTATTTGTGGCAGGAGCTGTCGTATTAATAGGTATACTTAGCGGTATTGTGGCAATGTTCATATATTAA
- the arr gene encoding NAD(+)--rifampin ADP-ribosyltransferase, translating to MSNSYKGAPSDEGPFYHGTKADLQVGDLLTAGGNSNYKPGLKMNHIYFSANINGAGLAAALANGDGRERVYIIEPTGEFENDPNVTDKKFPGNLTRSYRSQEPLRIIGEETEWAKLTTTERREWRENLAKNKGGIIN from the coding sequence TTGTCAAATTCGTATAAAGGTGCACCTTCTGATGAAGGGCCATTTTATCATGGGACAAAGGCAGATTTGCAGGTTGGCGATTTACTGACAGCAGGTGGAAATTCAAATTACAAACCTGGGCTTAAAATGAACCACATTTATTTCTCTGCTAATATCAATGGCGCAGGACTGGCAGCAGCATTAGCAAATGGAGATGGAAGAGAACGCGTTTATATAATAGAACCAACAGGTGAGTTTGAAAACGATCCAAATGTTACCGACAAAAAATTCCCTGGTAACTTAACACGTTCTTATCGCTCACAAGAACCTTTAAGAATTATTGGTGAAGAAACAGAGTGGGCGAAACTGACAACTACGGAGCGACGCGAATGGCGCGAAAATCTAGCTAAAAACAAAGGCGGAATTATTAACTGA
- a CDS encoding DUF4256 domain-containing protein, with the protein MENIELFGALQARFEKNMNRHKGLEWTKIQAKLEANPEKLWALNEMERTGGEPDAVGFDETTDEYIFYDCSEESPKGRRSICYDREALESRKEHKPENNALDMAAAMGIELLTEEQYRELQKLGKFDTKSSSWVKTPANIRKLGGAIFCDRRYDTVFVYHNGAECYYAGRGFRGSLRM; encoded by the coding sequence ATGGAAAACATAGAACTATTTGGAGCATTGCAAGCCCGTTTTGAGAAAAACATGAACCGCCATAAAGGTCTTGAATGGACTAAAATTCAAGCAAAGTTGGAAGCTAATCCAGAAAAACTGTGGGCACTGAATGAAATGGAAAGAACCGGTGGTGAACCGGATGCTGTTGGTTTTGATGAAACGACGGACGAATACATTTTTTATGATTGTTCAGAGGAAAGTCCTAAAGGCCGCAGAAGTATTTGTTATGACCGTGAAGCGCTGGAGTCAAGGAAAGAACATAAACCAGAAAATAACGCTCTTGATATGGCTGCTGCCATGGGCATTGAACTTTTAACAGAAGAACAATACCGAGAGCTACAGAAACTTGGGAAATTTGATACTAAATCATCGAGCTGGGTAAAGACACCTGCTAATATTAGAAAACTCGGCGGAGCCATCTTTTGTGATCGTCGTTATGACACTGTGTTTGTGTACCATAATGGAGCAGAATGCTACTATGCTGGCAGGGGTTTTCGTGGCTCGCTAAGGATGTAA
- a CDS encoding prolyl-tRNA synthetase associated domain-containing protein, whose amino-acid sequence MQSVKIDPTLYRTKPIKENRPETEMAIYDLLEKLDIPYYRLDHDETPSIEFCFEVEKLLEIDICKNLFLCNSQKTSFYLLMMPGRKKFRTKDLSRQINSSRLSFAEAEDMEKYLKLKPGSVSVLGLVYDIRKSVQLLIDKEVLESEYVGCHPCINTSSLKIKTSDLLSKFLPYTGHEPLLVEL is encoded by the coding sequence ATGCAAAGCGTTAAAATTGACCCTACTTTATACAGGACCAAACCGATCAAAGAAAATCGACCAGAAACGGAAATGGCGATTTACGATTTATTGGAAAAACTTGATATTCCCTACTACAGGCTTGATCATGATGAAACCCCGTCTATTGAGTTTTGCTTTGAGGTTGAAAAGCTCTTAGAAATTGACATTTGTAAAAATCTGTTCCTTTGCAACTCACAAAAGACAAGCTTTTATCTGCTGATGATGCCGGGGCGTAAGAAGTTCAGAACAAAAGATTTATCAAGACAGATTAATTCCTCCAGATTATCTTTTGCTGAGGCTGAGGATATGGAAAAGTATTTAAAGCTTAAACCAGGATCAGTAAGTGTATTAGGTCTTGTCTATGATATAAGAAAATCAGTACAATTGCTGATTGATAAAGAAGTTTTGGAGAGCGAATATGTAGGATGTCATCCTTGTATCAACACTTCCAGTTTAAAGATTAAGACGTCTGATCTTCTCTCAAAGTTTCTGCCTTATACTGGACATGAACCGTTACTTGTAGAATTGTAA
- a CDS encoding VOC family protein, which yields MQRIVPHLWYDTEAKEAVLFYTSLFDQSKLLDVTVIENTPSGDAESVSFELAGQQFKAISAGPFFKFNPSISLMVACYSIEEVNTKWRALSEGGTELMPLGEYPFSKRYSWVQDRYGLSWQLMLTDHGQSVQKITPNLLFSDESCGKAEEAVRYYTELFEKSEIGTISRYKEGEAESPNAKINYAAFILNGIAFSAMDNGFDVDFGFNEAFSLMINCKDQKEIDYFWDKLSDVPEAEQCGWVKDKFGVSWQIVPAIMDEMMKFGDREQLRRVTEAFLKMKKFDLEALQKAYDGI from the coding sequence ATGCAAAGAATTGTTCCGCATTTATGGTACGACACGGAGGCCAAAGAAGCGGTCCTGTTTTATACCAGTTTATTTGACCAATCGAAACTATTGGATGTAACAGTTATAGAAAACACCCCATCAGGTGACGCGGAAAGTGTCAGTTTTGAGTTAGCCGGACAGCAATTTAAGGCGATTAGTGCCGGCCCTTTCTTCAAATTCAATCCATCCATTTCCTTGATGGTCGCTTGCTACTCAATAGAAGAGGTGAATACCAAGTGGAGAGCATTATCTGAAGGGGGAACGGAATTAATGCCATTAGGTGAATACCCCTTTAGTAAGCGGTACAGTTGGGTCCAGGACCGGTACGGCTTATCCTGGCAGTTAATGCTTACCGATCATGGACAAAGCGTTCAAAAGATTACACCCAACTTGCTTTTCTCAGATGAATCATGCGGTAAAGCCGAAGAAGCTGTAAGGTACTACACTGAGCTCTTTGAAAAATCAGAAATAGGGACAATCAGCAGATACAAAGAAGGAGAGGCAGAGTCACCGAATGCAAAAATAAACTATGCTGCATTCATATTGAACGGTATCGCTTTTTCTGCAATGGATAATGGCTTTGATGTGGATTTTGGCTTTAATGAAGCATTTTCACTCATGATAAACTGTAAGGACCAGAAGGAGATTGATTACTTCTGGGACAAGCTCTCTGATGTACCTGAGGCTGAGCAATGCGGTTGGGTCAAGGACAAGTTTGGAGTATCGTGGCAAATTGTACCCGCAATAATGGATGAGATGATGAAATTCGGTGACAGAGAACAATTACGGCGAGTGACAGAGGCGTTCCTGAAAATGAAGAAATTTGATTTGGAAGCTTTGCAAAAAGCTTATGATGGAATTTGA